The following coding sequences are from one Danaus plexippus chromosome 13 unlocalized genomic scaffold, MEX_DaPlex mxdp_15, whole genome shotgun sequence window:
- the LOC116769940 gene encoding large ribosomal subunit protein mL66 isoform X2: protein MADIMTDIRLDNLKSTHLNIAVQERKEGSTLVVEGVNVPSPRTELLIRAENIKDLVQPEGTPKETCYMCALGLDVKHTDVLILSQFVRSDGCMLPRRITGLCRRQQKKIGKMVSMAQKAGLMINLTPSFCKKDPKKRYGFKKFNSYFDETTIFQKKIPTPFELLKNR from the exons ATGGCTGATATTATGACGGACATTCGATTAG ataaCCTCAAATcaactcatttaaatattgcagTACAAGAACGCAAAGAAGGCTCAACTCTTGTAGTAGAAGGTGTAAATGTTCCTTCACCTCGGACTGAATTGCTAATTCGTGCGGAAAATATAAAGGATTTAGTTCAACCTGAAGGGACCCCAAAGGAAACCTGTTACATGTGTGCCCTGGGCTTGGATGTGAAGCATACTGATGTGTTAATTCTGAGTCAATTCGTCAGATCTGATGGTTGTATGTTACCTCGACGTATAACTGGTTTGTGTAGACGCCAACAGAAAAAAATTGGGAAAATGGTGTCCATGGCACAGAAAGCTG gTTTGATGATAAATCTGACACCGAGTTTCTGTAAAAAAGATCCTAAGAAGAGGTACGGCTTTAAGAAGTTCAACTCGTACTTCGATGAAACAACAATATTCCAGAAGAAAATACCAACGCCCTTTGAACTTTTGAAGAATCGATAA
- the LOC116769940 gene encoding large ribosomal subunit protein mL66 isoform X1, producing the protein MALLARTGVSFLKNAVLSTSVRTLSLTNKLNLKELQERKEGSTLVVEGVNVPSPRTELLIRAENIKDLVQPEGTPKETCYMCALGLDVKHTDVLILSQFVRSDGCMLPRRITGLCRRQQKKIGKMVSMAQKAGLMINLTPSFCKKDPKKRYGFKKFNSYFDETTIFQKKIPTPFELLKNR; encoded by the exons ATGGCTTTACTAGCTAGAACGggtgtttcttttttaaagaatGCAGTGCTTTCAACATCTGTACGAACGTTATCATTaacaaataagttaaatttaaaagaat TACAAGAACGCAAAGAAGGCTCAACTCTTGTAGTAGAAGGTGTAAATGTTCCTTCACCTCGGACTGAATTGCTAATTCGTGCGGAAAATATAAAGGATTTAGTTCAACCTGAAGGGACCCCAAAGGAAACCTGTTACATGTGTGCCCTGGGCTTGGATGTGAAGCATACTGATGTGTTAATTCTGAGTCAATTCGTCAGATCTGATGGTTGTATGTTACCTCGACGTATAACTGGTTTGTGTAGACGCCAACAGAAAAAAATTGGGAAAATGGTGTCCATGGCACAGAAAGCTG gTTTGATGATAAATCTGACACCGAGTTTCTGTAAAAAAGATCCTAAGAAGAGGTACGGCTTTAAGAAGTTCAACTCGTACTTCGATGAAACAACAATATTCCAGAAGAAAATACCAACGCCCTTTGAACTTTTGAAGAATCGATAA